In Xiphophorus couchianus chromosome 24, X_couchianus-1.0, whole genome shotgun sequence, a single genomic region encodes these proteins:
- the LOC114140986 gene encoding uncharacterized protein LOC114140986 isoform X2 — protein MRVAGNHRSFSMTSDTLLCFFLSLQISSIPAAVNQFTGSAGEDFSGHCGSSFSGTRKIFCRENCGNGNVLIETTENSAENGRYSIEYVKVHGPNIYSFSVKISALTESDSGRYRCGLGQSSESYQDFTLTVSGVDKMSTSSVSVSTPLTSTPTDSWSLGFSTGSFTPSVSSETTNQSTTSDCSPSQTAADVRLFVLPALAFFAALLSAMMMMVFCRRRSKKPQTDSPVETDQSPAACETTRIDDDDDDDDDGVREEDGRWRSADVEIYLAYIDAISSSAAAAADRRQAPDDEDDDADEAEVNFSSRLLDSALRAGRGSISDVLYSDICHDELLYSNIF, from the exons ATGAGGGTAGCAGGAAACCATCGCAGCTTCAGTATGACCAGCGACACTTTGCTCTGCTTCTTCCTGT ctctgcagatCTCCAGCATTCCTGCTGCAGTGAATCAGTTCACTGGATCAGCAGGAGAAGATTTCTCAGGACATTGTGGCTCTTCTTTCTCTGGAACCAGGAAGATCTTCTGCAGGGAAAACTGTGGGAACGGAAATGTTCTGATAGAAACCACAGAGAACTCAGCTGAAAACGGACGATACAGCATTGAATATGTCAAAGTTCACGGGCCAAACATTTACAGCTTCTCTGTGAAGATCTCAGCCCTGACTGAGTCTGACTCGGGTCGGTACAGATGTGGTTTGGGCCAATCCTCAGAGTCCTACCAGGATTTCACTCTCACTGTTTCAGGAG TAGATAAGATGTCAACATCCTCCGTTTCAGTTTCAACTCCTTTAACCTCGACACCAACAGATTCATGGAGTCTCGGCTTCAGTACAGGAAGTTTCACACCTTCAGTTTCCTCTGAAACCACCAATCAGTCGACAACATCTGACt GTTCTCCTTCCCAAACCGCTGCAGATGTTCGGCTGTTTGTGCTTCCAGCCCTGGCCTTCTTCGCCGCCCTGCTGTCtgcgatgatgatgatggttttCTGCAGAAGAAGATCAAAGAAACCTCAAACAG ATTCTCCTGTGGAAACGGATCAAAGTCCTGCTGCCTGTGAg ACGACCAGAatcgatgatgatgatgatgatgatgatgatggtgtcaGAGAGGAAGACGGGCGGTGGAGATCTGCTGACGTGGAAATCTACCTGGCGTACATCGACGCCATCAGCAGCTCTGCGGCTGCAGCCGCTGATCGGCGCCAA GCTCCAGATGATGAAGACGATGATGCTGATGAAGCTGAGGTGAATTTCTCCAGCAGACTCTTGGACTCAGCTCTCAGAGCCGGTAGAGGCAGCATCAGTGACGTCCTCTACTCTGACATCTGCCACGACGAGCTGCTctactcaaacattttttaa
- the LOC114140986 gene encoding uncharacterized protein LOC114140986 isoform X4: MRVAGNHRSFSMTSDTLLCFFLSLQISSIPAAVNQFTGSAGEDFSGHCGSSFSGTRKIFCRENCGNGNVLIETTENSAENGRYSIEYVKVHGPNIYSFSVKISALTESDSGRYRCGLGQSSESYQDFTLTVSGVSTPLTSTPTDSWSLGFSTGSFTPSVSSETTNQSTTSDSGSPSQTAADVRLFVLPALAFFAALLSAMMMMVFCRRRSKKPQTDSPVETDQSPAACETTRIDDDDDDDDDGVREEDGRWRSADVEIYLAYIDAISSSAAAAADRRQAPDDEDDDADEAEVNFSSRLLDSALRAGRGSISDVLYSDICHDELLYSNIF; encoded by the exons ATGAGGGTAGCAGGAAACCATCGCAGCTTCAGTATGACCAGCGACACTTTGCTCTGCTTCTTCCTGT ctctgcagatCTCCAGCATTCCTGCTGCAGTGAATCAGTTCACTGGATCAGCAGGAGAAGATTTCTCAGGACATTGTGGCTCTTCTTTCTCTGGAACCAGGAAGATCTTCTGCAGGGAAAACTGTGGGAACGGAAATGTTCTGATAGAAACCACAGAGAACTCAGCTGAAAACGGACGATACAGCATTGAATATGTCAAAGTTCACGGGCCAAACATTTACAGCTTCTCTGTGAAGATCTCAGCCCTGACTGAGTCTGACTCGGGTCGGTACAGATGTGGTTTGGGCCAATCCTCAGAGTCCTACCAGGATTTCACTCTCACTGTTTCAGGAG TTTCAACTCCTTTAACCTCGACACCAACAGATTCATGGAGTCTCGGCTTCAGTACAGGAAGTTTCACACCTTCAGTTTCCTCTGAAACCACCAATCAGTCGACAACATCTGACt CAGGTTCTCCTTCCCAAACCGCTGCAGATGTTCGGCTGTTTGTGCTTCCAGCCCTGGCCTTCTTCGCCGCCCTGCTGTCtgcgatgatgatgatggttttCTGCAGAAGAAGATCAAAGAAACCTCAAACAG ATTCTCCTGTGGAAACGGATCAAAGTCCTGCTGCCTGTGAg ACGACCAGAatcgatgatgatgatgatgatgatgatgatggtgtcaGAGAGGAAGACGGGCGGTGGAGATCTGCTGACGTGGAAATCTACCTGGCGTACATCGACGCCATCAGCAGCTCTGCGGCTGCAGCCGCTGATCGGCGCCAA GCTCCAGATGATGAAGACGATGATGCTGATGAAGCTGAGGTGAATTTCTCCAGCAGACTCTTGGACTCAGCTCTCAGAGCCGGTAGAGGCAGCATCAGTGACGTCCTCTACTCTGACATCTGCCACGACGAGCTGCTctactcaaacattttttaa
- the LOC114140986 gene encoding uncharacterized protein LOC114140986 isoform X1, producing the protein MRVAGNHRSFSMTSDTLLCFFLSLQISSIPAAVNQFTGSAGEDFSGHCGSSFSGTRKIFCRENCGNGNVLIETTENSAENGRYSIEYVKVHGPNIYSFSVKISALTESDSGRYRCGLGQSSESYQDFTLTVSGVDKMSTSSVSVSTPLTSTPTDSWSLGFSTGSFTPSVSSETTNQSTTSDSGSPSQTAADVRLFVLPALAFFAALLSAMMMMVFCRRRSKKPQTDSPVETDQSPAACETTRIDDDDDDDDDGVREEDGRWRSADVEIYLAYIDAISSSAAAAADRRQAPDDEDDDADEAEVNFSSRLLDSALRAGRGSISDVLYSDICHDELLYSNIF; encoded by the exons ATGAGGGTAGCAGGAAACCATCGCAGCTTCAGTATGACCAGCGACACTTTGCTCTGCTTCTTCCTGT ctctgcagatCTCCAGCATTCCTGCTGCAGTGAATCAGTTCACTGGATCAGCAGGAGAAGATTTCTCAGGACATTGTGGCTCTTCTTTCTCTGGAACCAGGAAGATCTTCTGCAGGGAAAACTGTGGGAACGGAAATGTTCTGATAGAAACCACAGAGAACTCAGCTGAAAACGGACGATACAGCATTGAATATGTCAAAGTTCACGGGCCAAACATTTACAGCTTCTCTGTGAAGATCTCAGCCCTGACTGAGTCTGACTCGGGTCGGTACAGATGTGGTTTGGGCCAATCCTCAGAGTCCTACCAGGATTTCACTCTCACTGTTTCAGGAG TAGATAAGATGTCAACATCCTCCGTTTCAGTTTCAACTCCTTTAACCTCGACACCAACAGATTCATGGAGTCTCGGCTTCAGTACAGGAAGTTTCACACCTTCAGTTTCCTCTGAAACCACCAATCAGTCGACAACATCTGACt CAGGTTCTCCTTCCCAAACCGCTGCAGATGTTCGGCTGTTTGTGCTTCCAGCCCTGGCCTTCTTCGCCGCCCTGCTGTCtgcgatgatgatgatggttttCTGCAGAAGAAGATCAAAGAAACCTCAAACAG ATTCTCCTGTGGAAACGGATCAAAGTCCTGCTGCCTGTGAg ACGACCAGAatcgatgatgatgatgatgatgatgatgatggtgtcaGAGAGGAAGACGGGCGGTGGAGATCTGCTGACGTGGAAATCTACCTGGCGTACATCGACGCCATCAGCAGCTCTGCGGCTGCAGCCGCTGATCGGCGCCAA GCTCCAGATGATGAAGACGATGATGCTGATGAAGCTGAGGTGAATTTCTCCAGCAGACTCTTGGACTCAGCTCTCAGAGCCGGTAGAGGCAGCATCAGTGACGTCCTCTACTCTGACATCTGCCACGACGAGCTGCTctactcaaacattttttaa
- the LOC114140986 gene encoding uncharacterized protein LOC114140986 isoform X3, producing the protein MRVAGNHRSFSMTSDTLLCFFLSLQISSIPAAVNQFTGSAGEDFSGHCGSSFSGTRKIFCRENCGNGNVLIETTENSAENGRYSIEYVKVHGPNIYSFSVKISALTESDSGRYRCGLGQSSESYQDFTLTVSGDKMSTSSVSVSTPLTSTPTDSWSLGFSTGSFTPSVSSETTNQSTTSDSGSPSQTAADVRLFVLPALAFFAALLSAMMMMVFCRRRSKKPQTDSPVETDQSPAACETTRIDDDDDDDDDGVREEDGRWRSADVEIYLAYIDAISSSAAAAADRRQAPDDEDDDADEAEVNFSSRLLDSALRAGRGSISDVLYSDICHDELLYSNIF; encoded by the exons ATGAGGGTAGCAGGAAACCATCGCAGCTTCAGTATGACCAGCGACACTTTGCTCTGCTTCTTCCTGT ctctgcagatCTCCAGCATTCCTGCTGCAGTGAATCAGTTCACTGGATCAGCAGGAGAAGATTTCTCAGGACATTGTGGCTCTTCTTTCTCTGGAACCAGGAAGATCTTCTGCAGGGAAAACTGTGGGAACGGAAATGTTCTGATAGAAACCACAGAGAACTCAGCTGAAAACGGACGATACAGCATTGAATATGTCAAAGTTCACGGGCCAAACATTTACAGCTTCTCTGTGAAGATCTCAGCCCTGACTGAGTCTGACTCGGGTCGGTACAGATGTGGTTTGGGCCAATCCTCAGAGTCCTACCAGGATTTCACTCTCACTGTTTCAGGAG ATAAGATGTCAACATCCTCCGTTTCAGTTTCAACTCCTTTAACCTCGACACCAACAGATTCATGGAGTCTCGGCTTCAGTACAGGAAGTTTCACACCTTCAGTTTCCTCTGAAACCACCAATCAGTCGACAACATCTGACt CAGGTTCTCCTTCCCAAACCGCTGCAGATGTTCGGCTGTTTGTGCTTCCAGCCCTGGCCTTCTTCGCCGCCCTGCTGTCtgcgatgatgatgatggttttCTGCAGAAGAAGATCAAAGAAACCTCAAACAG ATTCTCCTGTGGAAACGGATCAAAGTCCTGCTGCCTGTGAg ACGACCAGAatcgatgatgatgatgatgatgatgatgatggtgtcaGAGAGGAAGACGGGCGGTGGAGATCTGCTGACGTGGAAATCTACCTGGCGTACATCGACGCCATCAGCAGCTCTGCGGCTGCAGCCGCTGATCGGCGCCAA GCTCCAGATGATGAAGACGATGATGCTGATGAAGCTGAGGTGAATTTCTCCAGCAGACTCTTGGACTCAGCTCTCAGAGCCGGTAGAGGCAGCATCAGTGACGTCCTCTACTCTGACATCTGCCACGACGAGCTGCTctactcaaacattttttaa